The Heterodontus francisci isolate sHetFra1 chromosome 13, sHetFra1.hap1, whole genome shotgun sequence genome includes a region encoding these proteins:
- the LOC137376651 gene encoding interferon-inducible GTPase 5-like: MAEIISHAYYSSSDIRHLAATYRRGGLAALQSEIESKANTFQNVKLDIAIMGASGVGKSSFINALRNLDVNDETAAPTGIVETTMECTRYLHPTLPNVTYWDFPGIGSAKLPVKKFLKVIDFSKFDFGIIVCDERFNVEDEILAKKMNKANKPFYFVRTKIDLSIKAESKKTGYNQEQMFQKIRKYCSSSLANVGVKNTHVFLLSNEDVYNYDFPELNRALDTVLPETKKNLFLFALPNTSIDVIERKQELLKRFIHMVATISACIGAVPIPTLSFACDLGLICLGLLFMQKILGLDDASIQKLAHRVGKSEAYLRANIQHPWVYGEISHEQVLTLLERSSIALALTAAEAILDFVPIIGSVFGATSSFWVTNTMLSDSLDEFVQAAKTVMQNAYNLV, translated from the coding sequence ATGGCTGAGATTATATCCCATGCATACTATAGTTCCTCAGATATTAGACATCTGGCAGCCACTTATCGCCGAGGCGGGTTGGCAGCTCTTCAATCAGAGATAGAGAGTAAAGCAAATACATTTCAAAATGTGAAGCTTGACATTGCGATAATGGGTGCTTCGGGGGTGGGGAAATCGAGTTTTATCAATGCACTGAGAAACCTGGATGTAAATGATGAGACAGCTGCCCCAACTGGTATTGTAGAGACCACAATGGAATGTACCCGCTATCTACACCCCACTCTACCCAATGTGACCTACTGGGACTTCCCTGGAATTGGCTCTGCCAAATTGCCAGTTAAAAAGTTCCTGAAAGTGATCGACTTTTCAAAGTTCGATTTTGGCATAATCGTTTGTGATGAACGCTTCAACGTGGAGGATGAAATTCTGGCCAAAAAGATGAATAAGGCAAATAAACCTTTCTACTTTGTGCGCACTAAGATTGACTTGTCTATCAAAGCTGAGAGTAAGAAAACTGGTTACAACCAAGAGCAAATGTTTCAGAAAATCAGGAAATATTGCTCCAGCTCATTGGCCAATGTGGGGGTAAAAAACACCCATGTATTTCTCCTATCAAATGAAGATGTCTATAATTATGATTTCCCCGAGTTAAACCGTGCCTTGGACACTGTCCTACCGGAAACAAAGAAGAATTTGTTTCTGTTTGCTCTCCCAAACACATCTATTGATGTTATAGAAAGGAAACAAGAGCTCCTAAAGCGTTTCATCCACATGGTTGCTACTATCTCTGCATGTATTGGTGCTGTTCCAATTCCAACCTTGTCCTTTGCTTGTGACCTGGGCCTAATTTGCTTAGGACTGCTGTTCATGCAGAAGATTCTGGGTCTGGATGATGCTTCTATTCAAAAACTGGCCCACAGAGTGGGAAAATCTGAGGCTTACCTGCGAGCTAACATTCAGCACCCATGGGTGTATGGGGAGATAAGTCATGAGCAGGTGCTGACACTGCTGGAGCGGAGTTCCATCGcattagctctgactgcagctgaggCAATCCTCGACTTTGTACCAATTATTGGTTCTGTCTTTGGGGCAACATCATCCTTTTGGGTTACCAACACCATGCTGAGTGATTCACTGGATGAGTTCGTGCAAGCTGCAAAGACAGTGATGCAGAATGCATATAACCTGGTTTAA